The genomic region GCTCGGGCATACAGGTTAAGAATTGACGGTACAGATAGACAGAGAGTTACTGAGTTTCCTACACTTATGTTATCAGTTCATGGGAATTGGATGCACTACAAAAATCCTTTAGATGAAATGATTTATAGAGCAACAATAACTGGAACTAATCCAACTAGGCTATCTAATGATTTAGTTTATGAATTAAACGTCTTTGGAGACTTTATATATTATACAGTACAAAGTCCTCCGGGTGGAGACTTATATAGAATGAGGCTAGATGGAACAGAAAGAACGGGAATGAATGTATTTCATGTTACACAGCTCAATGTACATCCAGGATGGATATATTGGATTACTATAGAACGTTTTATAAATAGAATGCCAATAGGCGGAGGTTCCAGAGAAGTTCTCTATATGCTTTAAATAATGTTAGCTGAATCGATTTTAAAATAATTACTAAAAATATGTTTAATATTACAATAATTGGTTATTTATCTAATAGATATATATAACCCCCCAACCCCCCCATTCAATTGATAAGCATATTGCTTATCAATTCTTTTGTGTGCGCCCAGCATGGGCGTGAACTTGCTGGTGAAAGTCCAGTACGGGGGCTGGTAGTGCCAACCGTTAGCCAAGAGCAAGGGTGTCCATCGTGAGGTGGAATCTGAAGGAAGCTGGAGGCAAAGCACCGAACCGAGGTACACGAATCACATTCGAGGCTCATTCGAGTGGATGAGGTTGCGCAACAAACCAAAGTCCAATAACTACCCGAAACTTGAAGAGTAAATGTGGCGGTTACATGGTGTGAAAGTGCACGCTCTTACCTGGGGAGGTCTCATGGACATGTGAAGATGAAATTCGAAACATGGTTGAAACAAGATTTATCATGAGAAGTCAGCAGAGGTCATATTAGCTAAAGGGTCATGAACCTTTAAGTGAAGGACTGAACGTTAGGAGGTTTTCA from Serpentinicella alkaliphila harbors:
- a CDS encoding DUF5050 domain-containing protein, whose translation is MLTITIPYIELDLDGSGRMKLNNDHSSSINVVGDWVYYSNISDQARAYRLRIDGTDRQRVTEFPTLMLSVHGNWMHYKNPLDEMIYRATITGTNPTRLSNDLVYELNVFGDFIYYTVQSPPGGDLYRMRLDGTERTGMNVFHVTQLNVHPGWIYWITIERFINRMPIGGGSREVLYML